From the Clupea harengus chromosome 15, Ch_v2.0.2, whole genome shotgun sequence genome, one window contains:
- the LOC116223711 gene encoding stonustoxin subunit beta-like has product LDPNTAHRYLHLSEGNRRVERRREVQSYPDHPERFDYYQQVLCREGVSGRCYWEVEWSGQWGVDISVSYKSISRRGRGNKCGFGCNDQSWSLTLLRSCSSFGHNNKHTELPLVASSRIGVYVDHRAGTLAFYSISDTMTLLHRVQTTFTHTLYPGFMLYGSGSSVKLL; this is encoded by the coding sequence ctggatccaaacacagcacacagatacctccatctgtctgaggggaacaggagggtggagaggagacgtgaggtccagtcatatcctgatcatccagagagatttgattattatcagcaggtgctgtgtagagagggtgtgtctggacgctgctactgggaggttgagtggagtgggcaGTGGGGGGTtgatatatcagtctcatataaaagcatcagcaggagaggaaggggtAATAAGTGTGGGTTTGGATgtaatgatcagtcctggagtctgaCCCTCCTCCGCAGCTGCTCCTCTTTCGGtcacaataataaacacactgaactccctctagtggccagctccagaataggagtgtatgtggatcacagggcaggaactctggccttctacagcatctctgacacaatgaccctgctgcacagagtccagaccacatttACTCAtacactctaccctgggtttatGCTTTATGGTTCTggatcatcagtgaagctgctgtga